One genomic region from Bacillus sp. SLBN-46 encodes:
- a CDS encoding response regulator: MYKILIVDDEKMIRLGIKAMIDREFLDVFTTETAFDGMDALEKIQNDKIDILITDIKMPRMDGIALIKQIQCMEIPMPATIILSGFDDFEYAKAAIKCRVKDYLLKPVKRHELYQDLEDILNELKVNNQMAFQHLDEFRANQLNYMLLNPNLDEGKIVDLCSNMQIEAYLEGYYVGVVKNCKKIDGEVLLGRIKDFFKTEHRSDVICFLDKDEHVVVITKDNMFVELNEFLGKQRYFSYSIGVSEKKQKLNALREGYIEAIYSLKYHFLFPANQLVFYEHVKGKPTNLTIPVDILKKVVNMIGTEREQEIKLHLLKVLDYDKIAKNNITYMEALSKEINHIIFENTITKFGKESSDVTYLYEKIQDIYNFENFHEYYRDVEELLLRLHEYHKKLRQVYSEQKYMDKALRYIEENFSKDLNLAVVSNYISLNYSYFSHMFKEYTNQNFVDYLKMIRINHAKKLLADSEYKSV, translated from the coding sequence ATGTATAAGATTTTAATCGTTGACGATGAAAAGATGATTCGTTTGGGAATTAAGGCAATGATTGATAGAGAATTTTTAGATGTTTTTACGACTGAAACGGCATTTGACGGAATGGATGCCTTGGAAAAGATTCAAAATGATAAGATTGACATCTTAATTACAGATATAAAAATGCCGAGGATGGATGGTATTGCACTCATCAAACAGATTCAGTGTATGGAGATTCCTATGCCAGCTACTATTATTCTTAGTGGCTTTGATGACTTTGAATATGCCAAAGCAGCGATTAAATGTCGGGTGAAAGATTACCTTTTAAAACCAGTGAAACGCCATGAGCTTTATCAAGATTTGGAAGATATCCTAAACGAACTTAAAGTCAATAATCAGATGGCATTCCAGCACCTAGATGAATTTCGAGCAAATCAGTTAAATTATATGTTATTGAACCCCAACCTTGATGAAGGAAAAATTGTAGACCTATGTAGCAATATGCAAATAGAAGCCTATCTGGAGGGGTACTATGTTGGTGTTGTGAAAAATTGTAAAAAAATTGATGGCGAGGTTCTGCTCGGAAGAATTAAAGATTTCTTCAAGACAGAGCATAGAAGTGATGTCATTTGTTTTCTAGATAAAGATGAGCATGTTGTGGTTATAACAAAGGATAATATGTTCGTTGAATTAAATGAGTTCTTAGGTAAACAAAGATACTTTAGCTATTCGATAGGAGTAAGTGAAAAGAAGCAGAAATTAAATGCTTTAAGGGAGGGTTATATAGAGGCAATCTATTCTCTTAAATATCACTTCCTTTTTCCGGCAAATCAGCTTGTATTCTATGAACATGTAAAAGGAAAACCTACTAATTTAACTATACCTGTAGATATACTAAAAAAGGTCGTTAATATGATAGGAACTGAACGGGAGCAAGAAATAAAATTGCACCTATTAAAGGTCCTTGACTATGATAAAATAGCAAAAAATAATATTACGTATATGGAAGCACTCAGTAAAGAAATCAACCACATTATTTTCGAAAATACAATTACTAAGTTTGGAAAAGAGTCTAGTGATGTTACATATCTTTATGAGAAGATCCAGGATATTTACAACTTTGAAAACTTTCATGAGTATTATCGTGACGTTGAAGAATTGTTGCTTCGCTTACATGAATACCATAAAAAGCTAAGACAAGTTTATTCAGAACAAAAATATATGGATAAGGCATTACGCTATATAGAAGAAAACTTTTCAAAGGATTTAAATCTTGCTGTTGTATCCAATTATATTTCTCTTAATTACTCTTATTTCAGCCATATGTTCAAAGAGTATACGAATCAAAACTTTGTCGATTACCTGAAAATGATACGGATTAATCATGCTAAAAAATTATTAGCAGATTCAGAGTACAAAAGTGTTTGA
- a CDS encoding glycoside hydrolase family 30 beta sandwich domain-containing protein, producing the protein MVKVKVIQTAKNTGERFIEKGTPLVTTGVPLHGTTILRINLGERYQTFMGFGGAFTEAAAYTLAQIPDEGRKRVIESYFNKDTGLGYTLGRTHIHSCDFALGNYTYVEENDAELKTFSIEREQKYVLPLIKDAMKEGDQELTLLSSPWSPPAWMKTNNEMNHGGKLKPEYFSAWAMYYAKYIKAMEAEGIPIWGVTVQNEPEATQVWDSCRYTAEEERDFVKNYLGPTLEQEGLQEKKIIIWDHNRDVAYERATTILSDSDAAKYIWGTGIHWYVSEEFENLSKIHQEFPDKHLIFTEGCIEGGVQLGAWHTGERYARNIIGDLNNWLEGWIDWNLVLNEEGGPNHVGNYCDAPIIIDTKTGEIHYNSSYYYIGHFSKYIKPNAVRVGFELESETLMATAFRNVNGSLAVVIMNPSDLSESITIDLEGEFTDVRLQEHSITTLVIER; encoded by the coding sequence TTGGTGAAAGTAAAAGTCATACAAACGGCTAAAAACACAGGTGAACGATTTATAGAAAAGGGAACACCATTGGTTACCACTGGTGTCCCCTTACATGGAACTACTATTCTACGAATTAATTTAGGGGAAAGATACCAAACGTTTATGGGTTTTGGAGGTGCTTTTACAGAGGCAGCAGCCTACACACTTGCACAAATTCCAGATGAGGGTAGAAAACGAGTGATAGAGAGCTATTTTAATAAAGATACTGGCCTCGGATATACATTGGGAAGAACTCATATTCATAGCTGTGATTTTGCTTTGGGGAACTATACGTATGTTGAGGAAAATGATGCTGAGCTAAAGACCTTTTCTATTGAGCGGGAGCAAAAATATGTCCTGCCTTTAATCAAAGATGCCATGAAAGAAGGAGACCAAGAATTAACCCTTCTTTCTTCCCCGTGGAGTCCGCCTGCATGGATGAAAACAAATAATGAGATGAATCATGGCGGCAAGCTAAAGCCAGAGTATTTTTCTGCTTGGGCGATGTATTACGCAAAATATATAAAGGCGATGGAAGCAGAAGGAATTCCTATATGGGGTGTTACTGTCCAAAATGAGCCTGAAGCAACTCAAGTCTGGGATTCATGCAGGTACACTGCAGAGGAAGAAAGAGATTTTGTAAAAAATTACTTAGGACCTACCTTGGAGCAAGAGGGACTGCAAGAGAAGAAAATTATTATATGGGATCATAATCGAGACGTCGCCTACGAACGTGCAACTACTATATTGTCAGATTCTGATGCCGCTAAATATATTTGGGGGACAGGAATCCATTGGTATGTTTCAGAGGAGTTTGAGAACCTATCGAAAATTCATCAGGAGTTTCCAGATAAACATTTAATATTTACAGAAGGCTGTATTGAAGGCGGTGTTCAACTAGGCGCTTGGCATACCGGTGAACGTTATGCTCGTAACATCATCGGAGATCTTAATAATTGGTTAGAAGGATGGATTGATTGGAATCTGGTTCTCAATGAAGAGGGAGGACCTAATCATGTGGGTAATTACTGCGATGCACCTATCATTATCGATACAAAAACAGGTGAAATCCATTATAACAGTTCCTACTATTATATAGGTCATTTTAGTAAATATATTAAGCCAAATGCGGTGAGAGTTGGATTTGAACTAGAGTCGGAAACATTAATGGCAACAGCCTTTAGAAATGTAAATGGGTCACTGGCTGTTGTCATTATGAATCCCAGTGATCTGTCAGAATCAATCACCATAGATTTAGAAGGAGAGTTTACAGATGTAAGGCTTCAAGAGCATTCCATCACTACCTTAGTGATAGAAAGGTAG
- a CDS encoding histidine kinase: MQKKLVGLYIIIIMIPIMTFTLRYTHQLFDSALKDVENKNEHMLEIEKIHILNNIETIRRTAQMIVADRSFIDYVKYRNDTNISDLIDFNTKSISNVSKLQFNNPTIENIHVYTSNPYITEMWPILFREKRILDKPWLNEVNALNGTELWWFEEDHDILGRQTSKNQSKISLLREIEYPKDEHLGIIEVDMLLYNFFPKMFSSVKEPTSEMIVIDAKGNIIQNPYNNFLKEKQVNLTNLKKSFEANKKKTNNSFLFKNENTEYMVVSVYIDGIDSYMLNLISLEGIYKQITKTRYMVLVGIVVLIIILSLLTNALTRFLLKRMMELIESMKRVEKGDFSVNVDISDHNEIGQLATHFRNMLNKINELITEAVNKQAAKKEAELSALKTQIDSHFLYNTLENIKMMAEIEGNYQISDSVTSLGEMMRYNLKWKNDVVMLKEEIEHIRNYINIMDLRLDGGLTLKVEVPPDLKEQEVLKMSLQPIIENSVKHGIRPNLLKGPGIIEVRARIEEEHVFIEVEDNGVGMTMEQTASLHNRMTSDHPITETDKGKGNGIGLRNLNERITLYYGK; this comes from the coding sequence TTGCAAAAAAAATTAGTCGGTTTATATATTATTATCATTATGATTCCTATTATGACCTTTACCCTGAGGTATACCCATCAACTTTTCGATAGTGCATTAAAAGATGTTGAAAACAAAAATGAACACATGTTAGAAATTGAAAAAATTCATATCTTGAACAATATTGAAACCATAAGACGAACAGCTCAAATGATCGTTGCAGATCGTTCATTTATAGATTATGTGAAATACCGCAATGACACAAATATTAGTGATTTAATAGATTTTAATACGAAATCTATCTCCAATGTTAGTAAATTGCAGTTTAACAACCCTACTATAGAAAATATTCATGTCTATACTTCCAATCCTTATATCACCGAGATGTGGCCCATTTTATTTCGGGAAAAAAGAATTTTAGACAAGCCTTGGCTGAATGAGGTGAATGCCCTTAATGGGACTGAATTATGGTGGTTCGAAGAGGATCATGATATTCTTGGCAGGCAAACCTCGAAAAATCAGTCTAAAATCTCTTTATTACGAGAAATAGAATACCCTAAAGATGAGCATCTAGGCATTATTGAAGTAGACATGCTCCTTTACAATTTCTTTCCGAAAATGTTTAGCTCCGTTAAGGAGCCTACTTCTGAAATGATTGTAATAGATGCCAAAGGAAACATCATTCAAAATCCCTATAATAACTTCTTGAAAGAAAAGCAAGTCAATCTAACAAATTTAAAGAAATCGTTTGAAGCAAATAAGAAAAAGACAAACAATAGTTTTCTTTTTAAAAATGAAAACACAGAATATATGGTTGTATCCGTTTACATTGATGGGATAGACTCCTATATGTTAAATTTGATTTCTTTAGAAGGTATTTATAAACAAATTACTAAGACAAGATATATGGTTTTAGTAGGGATTGTTGTTTTAATCATTATTTTATCCCTGCTTACCAATGCTTTAACTAGATTCCTTTTAAAAAGAATGATGGAATTGATTGAATCAATGAAGAGAGTAGAAAAAGGAGATTTTTCCGTAAATGTGGATATAAGTGATCACAATGAAATAGGACAGCTCGCTACTCATTTTCGTAATATGTTAAATAAAATAAATGAATTAATAACAGAAGCAGTCAATAAACAGGCTGCTAAAAAAGAAGCAGAGCTAAGTGCCTTAAAAACTCAAATTGATTCCCATTTTCTATACAATACATTAGAGAACATAAAGATGATGGCTGAAATAGAGGGTAATTATCAGATTTCAGATTCAGTTACCTCTTTAGGTGAGATGATGAGGTATAACCTAAAATGGAAAAATGATGTAGTAATGTTAAAAGAGGAAATTGAACACATAAGAAATTACATTAATATAATGGATTTGCGGTTGGATGGAGGTTTAACGCTTAAAGTGGAGGTTCCACCTGATCTAAAAGAACAAGAAGTTTTAAAGATGTCTCTTCAACCTATTATAGAAAATTCAGTGAAACACGGGATAAGACCAAATTTATTAAAAGGGCCTGGGATCATTGAAGTTAGAGCTAGAATAGAAGAGGAACATGTATTTATAGAAGTGGAAGATAATGGTGTTGGAATGACAATGGAACAAACAGCCAGCTTACACAATAGAATGACCTCTGACCATCCAATAACCGAAACGGATAAGGGAAAAGGAAATGGAATTGGACTTAGAAATCTAAACGAAAGAATTACTTTATACTATGGAAAATGA
- a CDS encoding AraC family transcriptional regulator, translating into MVGYKNPKQFTRVFREIEGVSPTEYREQKMYR; encoded by the coding sequence ATGGTGGGGTATAAAAATCCAAAACAGTTTACGAGAGTCTTCCGAGAAATTGAAGGAGTATCTCCAACCGAATATAGAGAACAAAAAATGTACAGGTGA
- a CDS encoding cellobiose phosphorylase codes for MVNYRFNEEQYFVIEQFDKAKPFSSFLPGLAGLYGIPMWSFYVNRGQGIVSFGIKDKNNAITEFYPANQAYERVSTNGFRTFIKVKDSSGEIIFEPFTTYQPSENPTRRMFIKENELKLEEINNEHGVKTLVTYFTMPNENYAGLVRKVELINISDRTLDLEVVDGLASIIPFGVEDAAYKAVGNTLKSWMDVFNLDKKIPYYRVRSSTNDTAEVEEVTKGHFYLSFLNNGELLEPIVDADLIYGFNTSKTYPTEFAAQSIDTIISSKPITANKVPSGFSGFSKELNPGEHATLYTLIGHVMDIEIINEKAKEITSKEYMERKYLEANKLVSDLTNDIYTKTNNPLFDAYCQQSYLDNILRGGYPVLLPTEHAPFVYYVFSRKHGDLERDYNFFSLAPEFFSQGNGSFRDVNQNRRNDVFFHPEIGDYNIKLFMSLIQADGYNPLVVKGSSFELEEKTKLDWLQGLFEHSSDYESILKKLQRAFTPGDLLQTIVDRKMSLTTSLPEFLKTILTRSKQSVEAEFGEGYWMDHWTYNLDLIENFLKIYPEKRSQLLFEDDSYRYFSSPVYVKPRSEKYVLKDKSVRQYNAIVEAHHEQTGNWLKSHTGEEYTTNLFSKLFTLGLVKFATLDPLGMGIEMEANKPGWNDSMNGLPGLLGSALSETLELRRVLEFNLTTCKTESQRISLPVEVYQLLLTVVEGLGKFNKQEFDHFQYWDYVSTAREQYREKVRDGFNGEEVSLSLEELAIFTKELLLKVDEGIERAIHLGNGLIPTYLYYEATSFEKILGENGVEMTNEQGLPYVKVNGFKVNILPHFLEGPARAFKTTSSQNARKMYQAVRESDIFDSKLHMYKTSASLEMETYEIGRSRAFTPGWLERESIFMHMEFKYLLGVLKAGLYEEFFQDIKYALPPFMNPEVYGRSVLENSSFIASSVNPDPKVHGQGFVARLSGTTAEFLTMWQTMMMGKEVFSEKEANLTLCLQPILPDWLFDERGRVEFSFLGRTLVTYYNPKRKNTFGIDGVSTKKYILYSKDGAVTVNNVSIEAPYAQMVRTGEINRIEVYLD; via the coding sequence ATGGTTAACTACCGATTTAATGAAGAACAATATTTTGTTATCGAACAATTTGATAAGGCAAAACCATTTTCTAGTTTTCTTCCAGGTCTAGCTGGGTTATACGGCATTCCCATGTGGTCTTTTTATGTCAACCGCGGTCAGGGAATTGTTAGCTTTGGAATAAAGGATAAAAATAATGCAATTACAGAATTTTATCCAGCTAATCAGGCATATGAACGAGTTTCAACGAACGGGTTTCGTACTTTTATAAAGGTGAAGGACTCAAGCGGAGAAATCATTTTTGAACCATTTACAACCTATCAACCCTCTGAAAACCCAACACGAAGAATGTTTATAAAGGAAAACGAGTTAAAACTAGAAGAAATCAATAATGAACACGGCGTAAAAACTCTAGTCACCTATTTCACAATGCCTAATGAAAACTACGCCGGACTGGTTCGTAAAGTTGAACTGATTAATATTTCTGACCGTACTTTAGATTTGGAGGTAGTGGATGGTTTGGCTTCCATCATACCGTTTGGGGTTGAAGACGCCGCCTATAAAGCAGTAGGAAATACGCTAAAAAGCTGGATGGATGTTTTTAATCTAGATAAGAAAATTCCTTATTACCGTGTCAGGTCTTCTACAAATGATACAGCAGAAGTAGAAGAAGTAACGAAAGGGCATTTCTATTTGAGTTTTTTAAATAACGGCGAGCTATTGGAACCTATTGTAGATGCAGACCTGATTTATGGATTTAACACTTCTAAGACGTATCCGACGGAATTTGCTGCCCAGTCGATTGATACGATTATTTCTAGTAAACCTATTACAGCTAATAAGGTACCTTCTGGTTTTTCCGGCTTTTCTAAGGAACTAAATCCAGGAGAGCATGCTACCCTTTACACGCTTATCGGACATGTTATGGACATTGAAATTATCAATGAGAAAGCAAAGGAAATAACATCAAAGGAGTATATGGAGCGAAAATATCTAGAGGCAAATAAACTAGTTAGTGATTTGACAAATGACATCTATACAAAGACAAACAATCCATTATTTGATGCTTATTGTCAGCAAAGTTATTTGGATAATATTTTACGAGGCGGATACCCAGTCCTCCTTCCTACAGAGCATGCTCCATTTGTTTATTATGTATTTTCACGTAAACACGGAGATTTAGAAAGAGACTACAACTTTTTCTCCCTTGCTCCGGAGTTTTTCTCCCAGGGGAATGGAAGTTTCCGGGATGTAAACCAAAACCGAAGAAATGATGTGTTTTTCCATCCTGAAATAGGAGATTACAATATTAAATTATTCATGAGTCTCATTCAAGCAGATGGGTATAATCCACTCGTAGTCAAAGGGTCAAGTTTTGAACTTGAAGAAAAAACGAAATTAGATTGGCTGCAGGGTCTATTTGAACATTCTTCCGATTATGAGTCCATCTTAAAGAAGCTACAAAGAGCCTTCACACCTGGGGACCTATTGCAAACCATAGTCGACCGAAAAATGTCCCTGACCACTTCTTTGCCAGAGTTTTTAAAAACCATACTTACGAGGAGCAAGCAAAGTGTTGAGGCAGAATTTGGGGAAGGGTACTGGATGGATCACTGGACCTACAACCTTGATTTAATTGAAAACTTTTTAAAAATCTATCCGGAAAAGAGAAGTCAGCTATTATTTGAGGATGATAGTTATAGGTACTTCTCAAGTCCTGTTTATGTTAAGCCGCGTTCAGAAAAGTATGTGCTAAAAGACAAGTCCGTACGACAATATAACGCGATTGTTGAAGCGCATCATGAGCAAACAGGTAATTGGTTAAAGTCTCATACGGGAGAAGAGTATACAACAAATTTATTTAGCAAATTATTTACGCTCGGACTTGTTAAGTTTGCAACCCTTGACCCGTTGGGAATGGGCATTGAAATGGAAGCGAATAAACCAGGCTGGAATGATTCAATGAACGGCTTGCCAGGATTATTGGGTTCAGCATTAAGTGAAACTCTCGAATTAAGACGGGTTCTAGAGTTTAATTTAACTACTTGTAAAACAGAAAGCCAGCGGATTTCTCTGCCAGTTGAAGTGTATCAGTTGCTTCTGACTGTTGTGGAAGGATTGGGGAAATTCAACAAGCAAGAGTTTGATCATTTTCAGTATTGGGATTATGTATCAACAGCCCGTGAACAATACCGGGAAAAAGTAAGAGATGGCTTTAATGGAGAGGAAGTCTCACTTTCATTAGAAGAACTAGCAATTTTTACGAAGGAACTCCTTCTAAAAGTAGATGAAGGTATCGAGAGAGCTATCCATTTAGGTAATGGCCTTATTCCAACTTATCTTTACTATGAAGCTACAAGCTTTGAAAAAATCCTAGGGGAAAATGGGGTGGAGATGACCAATGAACAAGGGCTTCCTTATGTAAAGGTAAATGGCTTTAAGGTAAACATTCTTCCTCATTTTCTTGAAGGACCAGCAAGAGCGTTCAAAACAACTTCATCTCAAAATGCTAGAAAGATGTATCAGGCAGTCAGAGAATCAGATATCTTTGATTCCAAACTGCATATGTATAAAACCTCTGCATCACTTGAAATGGAAACCTATGAAATTGGTCGTTCAAGAGCTTTCACACCTGGGTGGCTTGAACGTGAATCCATCTTTATGCACATGGAATTTAAATATCTTCTTGGCGTGTTAAAAGCAGGGCTTTATGAGGAATTCTTTCAAGACATAAAGTACGCTCTTCCACCGTTTATGAATCCTGAAGTATATGGGAGAAGTGTATTAGAGAATTCTTCCTTTATTGCAAGCAGTGTAAATCCTGATCCGAAAGTTCATGGACAGGGATTCGTGGCAAGACTTAGTGGAACAACAGCCGAATTTCTGACTATGTGGCAGACGATGATGATGGGGAAAGAAGTGTTTTCTGAGAAAGAAGCGAATCTTACATTATGTCTGCAGCCGATTTTACCGGATTGGTTATTTGATGAGAGGGGAAGAGTCGAATTTTCTTTCTTAGGACGAACTCTAGTAACCTATTATAATCCTAAAAGAAAAAATACGTTTGGAATCGATGGTGTTTCAACCAAAAAGTATATTCTTTATAGTAAAGACGGTGCAGTTACAGTCAATAATGTAAGTATTGAAGCTCCATACGCTCAAATGGTAAGAACGGGAGAAATCAATAGAATCGAAGTTTACCTAGACTAA